A genomic segment from Bradyrhizobium sp. CB1015 encodes:
- a CDS encoding M3 family metallopeptidase encodes MSEPRQITDAETNPLLKAWVTPFATPPFDEIKPEHFLPAFEQAFADHAAEIAAITNDPAAPDFANTITALERSGKLLSKVAAVFYDLVSAHSNPAILEIDKEVSLRMARHWNPIMMNAVLFGRIAHLHENRAGLGLTPEQLRLLERTYTRFHRAGAGLSEEAKTRMAEINERLAQLGTGFSHHLLGDEQDWFLELGEADCQGLPESFVASAKAAAEERGMAGKAIVTLSRSSVEQFLKSSARRDLREKVYKAFIARGDNGNANDNNATIVEILKLREESAKLLGYPTYAAYRLEDSMAKTPDAVRSLLERVWKPARARALADRDEMQALITQEGGNFKLAPWDWRFYAEKLRLQRANFDDSAIKPYLGLDNMIAAAFDCATRLFGVTFEERKDIPVWHPDVRVWEVKGPDGKHKALFYGDYFARPSKRSGAWMTSLRDQQKLDGDVAPLVLNICNFAKGAGGEPSLLSPDDARTLFHEFGHGLHGMLSNVTYPSLSGTSVFTDFVELPSQLYEHWQERPEVLQKFARHDQTGEPLPDDLLQRFLAARKFNQGFATVEFVSSALIDLEFHTQPAAAAQDVRAFERRELEKIGMPEEIALRHRPTQFGHIFTGDHYAAGYYSYMWSEVMDADAFGAFEEAGDIFDPAVAKRLHDDIYSSGGSVDPEAAYQAFRGRPPEPDALLRRRGLLEDAKAA; translated from the coding sequence ATGTCAGAACCCCGCCAAATTACGGACGCCGAGACCAATCCGCTGCTGAAGGCCTGGGTGACGCCGTTCGCGACCCCGCCCTTCGACGAGATCAAGCCGGAGCACTTCCTCCCCGCTTTCGAGCAGGCCTTCGCCGACCATGCCGCCGAGATCGCGGCGATCACCAATGATCCCGCGGCGCCCGACTTCGCCAACACCATCACGGCGCTGGAGCGCTCGGGCAAGCTCTTGAGCAAGGTCGCGGCGGTCTTCTACGACCTCGTCTCGGCGCATTCCAACCCGGCCATCCTGGAGATCGACAAGGAGGTCTCCTTGCGGATGGCGCGGCACTGGAATCCGATCATGATGAACGCCGTGCTGTTCGGCCGCATCGCCCATCTGCACGAGAACCGCGCGGGTCTCGGTCTCACGCCCGAGCAGCTCCGCCTCTTGGAGCGCACCTACACCCGCTTCCACCGCGCCGGCGCCGGCCTCTCCGAGGAGGCCAAGACCCGGATGGCCGAGATCAACGAGCGGCTGGCCCAGCTCGGCACCGGCTTCAGCCACCATCTGCTCGGCGACGAGCAGGACTGGTTCCTGGAGCTCGGGGAGGCCGACTGCCAGGGCCTGCCGGAGAGCTTCGTCGCCAGCGCCAAGGCTGCGGCGGAAGAGCGCGGCATGGCAGGCAAGGCCATCGTCACGCTGTCGCGTTCCTCGGTCGAACAGTTCCTGAAGAGCTCCGCCCGGCGTGACCTCCGCGAGAAGGTCTACAAGGCCTTCATCGCGCGCGGCGACAACGGCAACGCCAACGACAACAACGCGACCATTGTCGAGATCCTGAAGCTGCGCGAGGAGAGCGCCAAGCTCCTGGGCTATCCGACCTACGCCGCCTACCGGCTGGAGGATTCCATGGCCAAGACGCCGGACGCGGTGCGCAGCCTGTTGGAGCGGGTCTGGAAGCCGGCCCGGGCCCGCGCGCTTGCCGACCGCGACGAGATGCAGGCGCTGATCACGCAAGAGGGCGGCAATTTCAAGCTCGCCCCTTGGGACTGGCGCTTCTACGCCGAGAAGCTGCGTCTGCAGCGCGCCAATTTCGACGATTCCGCGATCAAGCCGTATCTCGGCCTCGACAACATGATCGCCGCCGCCTTCGACTGCGCCACGCGCCTGTTCGGCGTCACCTTCGAGGAGCGCAAGGACATTCCGGTCTGGCACCCGGACGTCCGGGTCTGGGAGGTGAAGGGGCCGGACGGCAAGCACAAGGCGCTGTTCTATGGCGACTACTTCGCCCGGCCGTCGAAGCGCTCCGGCGCCTGGATGACCTCGCTGCGCGACCAGCAGAAGCTCGACGGCGACGTCGCGCCGCTCGTTCTCAACATCTGCAATTTCGCCAAGGGGGCCGGCGGCGAGCCGTCGCTGCTGTCGCCCGACGATGCCCGCACCCTGTTCCACGAGTTCGGCCACGGCCTGCACGGCATGCTCTCCAACGTGACCTATCCCTCGCTGTCTGGCACCTCCGTGTTCACCGATTTCGTCGAACTGCCCTCGCAGCTCTACGAGCACTGGCAGGAGCGGCCCGAGGTGCTGCAGAAGTTCGCCCGCCATGACCAGACCGGCGAGCCGCTGCCGGACGATCTCCTGCAGCGCTTCCTCGCCGCGCGAAAATTCAACCAGGGCTTTGCCACGGTCGAGTTCGTCTCGTCGGCGCTGATCGATCTCGAATTCCACACCCAGCCGGCTGCCGCCGCGCAGGATGTCCGCGCCTTCGAGAGGCGCGAGCTGGAGAAGATCGGCATGCCCGAGGAGATCGCGCTGCGTCATCGTCCGACGCAGTTCGGCCACATCTTCACCGGCGACCACTACGCCGCCGGCTATTACAGCTACATGTGGTCGGAGGTGATGGACGCCGACGCCTTCGGCGCCTTCGAGGAGGCCGGCGACATCTTCGATCCCGCCGTCGCCAAGCGTCTGCACGACGACATCTATTCGTCGGGCGGATCGGTCGATCCGGAAGCCGCCTACCAGGCGTTCCGCGGCCGTCCGCCCGAGCCGGATGCGCTGCTCCGCCGCCGCGGTCTGCTCGAAGACGCCAAGGCGGCCTGA
- a CDS encoding type III PLP-dependent enzyme, with protein sequence MTERIQEFLRNRRNEGLDTEPCLVVDLDVVRDNYQSFAKALPDSRVFYAVKANPAPEVLSLLASMGSCFDTATVAEIEMALAAGATPDRISFGNTIKKERDIARAFALGIRLFAVDCAAEVEKVARAAPGAKVFCRILYDCAGAEWPLSRKFGCDPEMAVEVLDLAKRLGLEPCGISFHVGSQQRKVKAWDRALAMASQVFRDCAERGINLTMVNMGGGFPTKYLKDVPPVVTYGRSIFRALRKHFGNQIPETIIEPGRGMVGNAGIIESEVVLISKKSDEDEVRWVYLDIGKFGGLAETMDESIRYAIRTRHDGADMTPCVLAGPTCDSADVLYEKNPYPLPVTLEIGDKVLIEGTGAYTSTYSSVAFNGIPPLKTYHI encoded by the coding sequence ATGACCGAACGTATCCAGGAATTCCTGCGCAACCGCCGCAACGAAGGCCTCGACACCGAGCCGTGCCTCGTCGTCGACCTCGATGTCGTGCGCGACAATTACCAGAGCTTCGCCAAGGCGCTGCCCGACAGCCGCGTGTTCTATGCCGTCAAGGCGAACCCGGCGCCGGAAGTGCTGTCCCTGCTCGCGTCCATGGGCTCCTGCTTCGACACCGCCACGGTCGCCGAGATCGAGATGGCGCTGGCCGCGGGTGCGACGCCCGATCGCATCTCCTTCGGCAACACGATCAAGAAGGAGCGCGACATCGCGCGCGCCTTCGCGCTCGGCATTCGCCTGTTCGCGGTCGATTGCGCCGCGGAAGTCGAGAAGGTCGCCCGTGCCGCCCCCGGTGCGAAGGTGTTCTGCCGCATCCTCTACGACTGCGCCGGTGCCGAGTGGCCGCTGTCGCGCAAGTTCGGCTGCGACCCGGAAATGGCGGTCGAGGTGCTCGACCTCGCCAAGCGCTTAGGGCTGGAGCCGTGCGGCATCTCCTTCCATGTCGGCTCGCAGCAGCGCAAGGTGAAGGCGTGGGACCGTGCGCTGGCGATGGCCTCGCAGGTGTTCCGCGACTGCGCCGAGCGCGGCATCAACCTGACCATGGTCAACATGGGCGGCGGCTTCCCGACCAAGTACCTGAAGGACGTGCCGCCGGTCGTGACCTACGGCCGCTCGATCTTCCGCGCGCTGCGCAAGCACTTCGGCAACCAGATCCCGGAGACCATCATCGAGCCGGGCCGCGGCATGGTGGGCAACGCCGGCATCATCGAATCCGAGGTCGTGCTCATCTCGAAGAAGAGCGACGAGGACGAGGTGCGCTGGGTGTACCTGGACATCGGCAAGTTCGGCGGTCTCGCCGAGACCATGGACGAGTCGATCCGCTACGCCATCCGCACCCGTCACGACGGCGCGGACATGACCCCGTGCGTGCTCGCAGGTCCGACCTGCGACAGCGCCGACGTGCTGTACGAGAAGAACCCGTATCCGCTTCCCGTCACGCTCGAGATCGGCGACAAGGTGCTGATCGAGGGCACCGGGGCCTATACGTCGACCTACTCGTCGGTGGCCTTCAACGGCATCCCGCCGCTGAAGACGTATCACATCTGA
- a CDS encoding GNAT family N-acetyltransferase: MTAPRKPQVALTSKAAPFVIRAERAADVATREALLDACFGETRHGRTCQRLRDGRAPAAGLALSAMREGKLVGTVRLWHVSAGGRPALVLGPLAVDPACRELGIGAALMHQALAAARARGHDAVILLGDAPYYARFGFSTEKTAELSLPGPFERDRLLAIEFTDGALDGAAGMIVPTGAALPKRRSVRAPEAHAA, translated from the coding sequence ATGACTGCTCCTCGGAAGCCGCAAGTTGCCCTCACCTCGAAAGCCGCTCCGTTCGTGATCCGTGCGGAACGTGCTGCCGACGTCGCGACGCGCGAAGCGCTGCTCGATGCCTGCTTTGGCGAGACCCGCCACGGCCGCACCTGCCAGCGCCTGCGCGACGGACGCGCGCCCGCTGCAGGCCTTGCCCTGTCGGCGATGCGCGAGGGCAAGCTCGTGGGAACCGTGCGGCTGTGGCATGTCAGCGCCGGAGGCAGGCCCGCTCTGGTCCTCGGACCGCTGGCGGTCGACCCTGCCTGCCGCGAGCTCGGGATCGGCGCCGCGCTGATGCATCAAGCGCTGGCTGCCGCCCGGGCGCGCGGGCATGACGCCGTGATCCTGCTCGGCGATGCCCCCTATTACGCCCGCTTCGGCTTCTCGACTGAGAAGACCGCCGAGCTGTCGCTGCCGGGCCCGTTCGAGCGCGACCGCCTGCTGGCGATCGAGTTCACCGATGGTGCGCTCGATGGCGCCGCCGGGATGATCGTCCCGACCGGCGCGGCCCTGCCCAAACGGAGGTCGGTTCGCGCCCCTGAGGCGCACGCGGCCTGA